One part of the Sulfolobus tengchongensis genome encodes these proteins:
- a CDS encoding type II toxin-antitoxin system VapC family toxin, with translation MLVVDSSSIASLYFPEKYSKFVENYITSSEGDKILTLDLAFYELANVIRKRIIRGEIKRDDGKRIFKSMLNLMSTFEIHHYNDIIGDTLDLALENNITIYDASFLQLAIKYNAKLLTTDLKLITSTISKFTNHLVKLNT, from the coding sequence ATGCTAGTAGTTGACTCCTCATCAATAGCCTCTCTATATTTCCCAGAAAAATACAGTAAATTCGTTGAGAATTATATAACTAGTAGTGAAGGGGATAAGATACTTACATTAGATCTAGCATTTTACGAATTAGCAAACGTAATTAGAAAAAGAATAATACGTGGTGAAATTAAAAGAGATGATGGAAAAAGGATTTTTAAAAGTATGCTAAATTTGATGAGTACTTTTGAGATTCATCACTATAATGATATAATAGGTGACACATTAGATTTAGCATTAGAGAATAACATAACAATTTATGATGCATCATTTCTTCAATTAGCGATCAAATATAACGCTAAACTACTAACAACTGATCTAAAGTTAATTACGAGTACAATAAGTAAGTTCACTAATCACCTAGTTAAATTAAATACGTAA